The following are encoded together in the Ralstonia insidiosa genome:
- the glcE gene encoding glycolate oxidase subunit GlcE: protein MPTTPDTALSPVLAHFRDAIAQAADSRTPLTLRGGGTKDFYGRAPTPNGTVLDTREWSGIVDYDCAELVITARSGTPLVEIEAALAEHKQMLAFEPPHFAADGKLATVGGAFASGLSGPRRQSVGALRDFVLGAVVMDGRGDLLNFGGQVMKNVAGYDVSRLMAGALGTLGLVVQVSLKVLPMPFCDATLRFALPQAEAIDTLNRWGGQPLPIAASAWIDGALWVRLCGADAAVRAAIAKLGGERVDDAEAASFWRDLREQSHAFFARAVQGNLPLWRIALPPATPPLALGHASADEQLVEWGGGQRWWINTASTPADTIRDAANKAGGHATLFRNGDRTSTIFTPVAAPLMAVHKRLKDSFDPHGIFNPGRLYADF, encoded by the coding sequence ATGCCAACCACGCCAGACACCGCCCTCTCGCCCGTGCTCGCCCACTTTCGCGACGCCATCGCGCAGGCCGCAGATAGCCGCACGCCGCTGACCTTGCGTGGTGGCGGCACGAAGGATTTCTACGGCCGCGCCCCGACGCCGAATGGCACCGTGCTTGACACGCGCGAGTGGTCCGGCATCGTCGATTACGACTGCGCCGAATTGGTGATCACCGCACGCAGCGGCACGCCGCTCGTCGAGATCGAAGCCGCGCTGGCCGAACACAAGCAAATGCTGGCGTTCGAGCCGCCGCACTTTGCTGCGGACGGCAAGCTCGCCACCGTAGGCGGTGCATTTGCCTCCGGCCTGTCCGGCCCGCGCCGGCAATCGGTGGGCGCGCTGCGTGATTTCGTGCTCGGCGCAGTGGTGATGGATGGCCGTGGCGACCTGCTCAACTTCGGCGGCCAGGTGATGAAGAACGTGGCCGGCTACGACGTCTCGCGCCTGATGGCGGGTGCGCTGGGCACGCTGGGCCTCGTCGTGCAGGTGTCACTCAAGGTGCTGCCGATGCCGTTCTGCGATGCGACGCTGCGCTTTGCCCTGCCGCAAGCGGAAGCCATCGATACGCTCAACCGCTGGGGCGGCCAGCCGCTGCCAATTGCCGCGTCTGCGTGGATCGACGGTGCGCTGTGGGTGCGCCTGTGCGGTGCCGATGCGGCAGTGCGCGCCGCCATCGCCAAGCTCGGCGGCGAGCGTGTTGACGATGCGGAAGCCGCTTCGTTCTGGCGTGACTTGCGCGAGCAGTCGCATGCGTTCTTTGCCCGCGCAGTGCAAGGCAACCTGCCGCTGTGGCGCATCGCCCTGCCCCCAGCCACGCCGCCGCTCGCACTCGGCCACGCGTCCGCCGATGAACAACTCGTCGAATGGGGCGGCGGTCAGCGTTGGTGGATCAACACCGCCAGTACCCCCGCCGACACCATCCGCGATGCCGCAAACAAGGCCGGTGGCCACGCCACGCTGTTCCGCAACGGCGATCGCACGAGCACCATCTTCACGCCAGTCGCTGCGCCCTTGATGGCGGTGCACAAGCGCCTGAAAGACAGCTTCGATCCGCACGGCATCTTCAACCCGGGCCGTCTGTACGCAGATTTCTAA
- the glcF gene encoding glycolate oxidase subunit GlcF gives MQITLAAFLRNTPDGEEAQSIVQKCVHCGFCTATCPTYQLLGDELDGPRGRIYLMKQVLEGQPAGQATRLHLDRCLTCRNCESTCPSGVTYGRLVEIGRKIVDDQLDARGESRPLGERAVRWVLRESLTRPALFGPALKLGQAVRPLLPQVLRNKVPAKQPYAGVRPIATHARKMLLLEGCVQPAMSPNINAATARVFDKLGVQLISADRAGCCGAIRYHMNDHVGGLGNARANIDAWWPHIEAGAEAIVMTASGCGAMVKDYGHLLRDDPVYAKRAARVSAMTRDLCEVLPAFSDALLQKAKPEAGGTKGPRVAWHPPCTLQHGQQIRGAVETLLSALGVDVKLCADSHLCCGSAGTYSVLQPELAYRLRDDKLAKLQATQPERIVTANIGCVTHLQSGTDTPVEHWIELVDRMLA, from the coding sequence ATGCAAATCACGCTAGCGGCGTTCCTGCGCAACACCCCCGACGGCGAAGAAGCCCAAAGCATCGTGCAGAAGTGCGTGCACTGCGGCTTCTGCACGGCCACCTGCCCGACCTACCAACTGCTCGGCGACGAGCTGGACGGCCCGCGCGGGCGCATCTACCTGATGAAGCAGGTGCTGGAAGGCCAGCCCGCCGGTCAGGCCACGCGCCTGCACCTGGACCGGTGCCTGACCTGCCGCAACTGCGAATCGACCTGCCCGTCCGGCGTGACCTACGGCCGGCTGGTGGAGATCGGCCGCAAGATCGTCGATGACCAGCTCGATGCGCGTGGTGAATCGCGCCCCTTGGGCGAGCGCGCGGTGCGCTGGGTACTGCGCGAGAGCCTGACGCGGCCCGCACTGTTCGGCCCCGCGCTCAAGCTGGGGCAGGCAGTACGTCCGCTGCTGCCGCAAGTGCTGCGCAACAAAGTCCCGGCCAAACAGCCGTACGCCGGTGTGCGGCCAATCGCCACACACGCCCGCAAGATGCTGCTGCTCGAAGGCTGCGTGCAGCCCGCCATGTCGCCCAACATCAATGCGGCCACGGCGCGCGTGTTCGACAAGCTGGGCGTGCAGCTCATCAGCGCAGACCGCGCAGGCTGCTGCGGTGCCATCCGCTATCACATGAACGACCACGTGGGCGGCCTCGGCAACGCGCGTGCCAACATCGACGCGTGGTGGCCGCATATCGAAGCCGGTGCGGAGGCCATCGTCATGACGGCCTCGGGCTGCGGCGCGATGGTCAAGGACTACGGCCACCTGCTGCGTGACGACCCCGTCTATGCGAAGCGTGCTGCGCGCGTGTCCGCCATGACGCGGGACCTGTGCGAAGTGCTGCCAGCCTTCTCCGATGCGCTGCTGCAGAAGGCCAAGCCTGAAGCCGGGGGGACAAAAGGCCCGCGCGTGGCCTGGCACCCGCCCTGCACACTGCAGCACGGGCAGCAGATTCGTGGTGCGGTGGAAACGCTGCTCAGCGCGCTGGGCGTAGACGTCAAGCTCTGCGCCGACAGCCACCTGTGCTGCGGCTCGGCGGGCACGTATTCGGTGCTGCAGCCCGAGCTGGCCTACCGCCTGCGCGACGACAAGCTCGCCAAGCTGCAGGCCACGCAGCCCGAGCGCATCGTCACCGCCAACATCGGCTGCGTCACGCATCTGCAGAGCGGCACGGATACGCCGGTCGAGCACTGGATCGAGCTGGTGGACCGGATGCTGGCCTGA
- a CDS encoding CidA/LrgA family protein gives MLQTFAILLTFQSIGELLTYSLHLPVPGPVIGMVLLVIYLLVDKGRVLEVMQGTVSDLLRHLTILFVPAGVGVITQLHRIGQEWLPIVVATVVSTWLSIAAGALVTRALMRRMGDHGEANEELAP, from the coding sequence ATGCTGCAAACCTTCGCGATCCTGCTGACGTTCCAGTCGATAGGGGAGCTGCTCACGTACTCGCTGCACCTGCCGGTGCCCGGCCCGGTGATCGGCATGGTGCTGCTGGTCATCTACCTGCTGGTGGACAAAGGCCGCGTGCTCGAAGTCATGCAGGGCACCGTCAGCGACTTGCTCCGTCACCTGACCATCCTGTTCGTGCCGGCCGGCGTGGGTGTGATCACGCAACTGCATCGCATCGGCCAGGAATGGCTGCCGATCGTGGTGGCGACCGTCGTGTCGACATGGCTGTCGATTGCTGCAGGCGCGCTCGTCACACGCGCCCTGATGCGCCGGATGGGTGACCACGGCGAGGCCAACGAGGAGCTTGCCCCATGA
- a CDS encoding LrgB family protein encodes MNTMAPNLYQLWVYLAASPLLGLTATLIAYLIGVRLHERSGFNPMVNPLLIAVVILGTLLTLTGTPYKTYFDGAQFVHFLLGPATVALAVPLFQQWSKLRRHALPLMCGLLAGSVVAVVSAVGIAWLLGATPETLRSMAPKSVTIPIAMGISEKIGGSPTITAVLVLITGIVGATTATRLLNLLRIRAYSVRGFATGIAAHGIGTARAFQVSPEAGAFSALGMGLNGVLTAILVPLLAGWIPH; translated from the coding sequence ATGAACACGATGGCACCCAACCTGTACCAACTCTGGGTCTACTTGGCCGCCAGCCCGCTGCTGGGCCTGACCGCCACGCTGATCGCCTACCTGATCGGCGTGCGCCTGCACGAGCGCAGCGGCTTCAATCCGATGGTCAACCCACTGCTGATTGCGGTGGTCATTCTGGGCACGCTCCTGACATTGACGGGCACGCCGTACAAGACCTACTTCGACGGCGCGCAGTTCGTGCACTTCCTGCTGGGGCCCGCCACCGTGGCGCTGGCCGTGCCGCTGTTCCAGCAGTGGTCGAAGCTGCGCCGGCATGCGCTGCCGCTGATGTGCGGGCTGCTGGCCGGGTCGGTCGTGGCGGTGGTGTCGGCGGTGGGCATCGCGTGGCTGTTGGGTGCTACGCCGGAAACGCTGCGCTCCATGGCGCCGAAGTCGGTGACGATCCCGATCGCCATGGGCATCTCGGAGAAGATCGGTGGCTCCCCGACCATCACGGCCGTGCTGGTGCTGATTACCGGCATCGTGGGCGCAACCACCGCCACGCGGCTGTTGAACCTGCTGCGCATCCGTGCGTACAGCGTGCGCGGCTTTGCGACCGGCATTGCGGCGCACGGCATCGGTACGGCGCGCGCGTTCCAGGTCAGCCCGGAAGCGGGTGCATTCTCGGCGCTGGGTATGGGCCTGAACGGGGTGCTGACGGCGATACTCGTGCCGCTGCTGGCGGGTTGGATTCCGCACTGA
- a CDS encoding VOC family protein — MASVINWFEIPANDFPRAVKFYENVFDTQLKQEDMGDLTMGVFPAGETTIHGALVKGEGFAPSDKGSVVYLNAPNLDAVLERVNGSGGQCVFGPMTLPDHMGRIAHIVDTEGNRVGLHEPDAKTQSYLLQQ; from the coding sequence ATGGCAAGCGTCATCAACTGGTTTGAAATCCCCGCCAACGATTTCCCGCGCGCGGTGAAGTTCTACGAGAACGTCTTCGACACCCAGCTCAAGCAGGAAGACATGGGCGACCTGACCATGGGCGTGTTCCCGGCAGGTGAGACGACCATCCACGGCGCGCTGGTCAAGGGCGAAGGCTTTGCCCCGTCTGACAAGGGCAGCGTGGTCTACCTGAACGCACCCAATCTGGACGCCGTGCTCGAGCGCGTGAACGGCAGCGGTGGCCAGTGCGTGTTTGGCCCGATGACGCTGCCCGACCACATGGGCCGCATCGCCCACATCGTCGACACCGAAGGCAACCGCGTCGGCCTGCACGAGCCCGATGCCAAGACGCAGTCGTACCTGTTGCAGCAGTAA
- a CDS encoding cupin domain-containing protein: protein MPSQSPYLMRAADIAARTQSFSHPWNSLSEIHGTMMGRLLGLKRTGINYARVPPGKESFVYHAHQREEEWIYILSGEAQADIDDSIFTVRAGDFMAFPVGIAHHLRNCGKDDLLYLCGGEHLNIEIADFPRLGKRMLRRGEQVDVVDIHPQRELTPFGA, encoded by the coding sequence ATGCCGAGTCAATCGCCGTATCTCATGCGCGCCGCCGACATTGCTGCGCGCACGCAGTCGTTTTCGCACCCCTGGAACAGCCTGTCGGAAATCCACGGCACGATGATGGGCCGGCTGCTCGGGCTCAAGCGCACCGGCATCAATTACGCCCGCGTACCGCCAGGCAAGGAGTCGTTTGTCTACCACGCGCACCAGCGTGAAGAGGAATGGATCTACATCCTCTCGGGCGAGGCGCAGGCGGATATCGACGACAGCATCTTTACCGTGCGCGCGGGCGATTTCATGGCCTTCCCCGTCGGCATTGCGCACCACCTGCGCAACTGCGGCAAGGACGACCTGCTCTACCTGTGCGGTGGCGAGCATCTGAACATCGAGATTGCCGATTTCCCCCGGCTGGGCAAGCGCATGCTGCGCCGTGGCGAGCAGGTCGACGTGGTCGATATCCACCCGCAGCGCGAGCTGACGCCCTTCGGCGCTTAG
- a CDS encoding helix-turn-helix transcriptional regulator, protein MPRMTRRADRLFQIAQILRGRRLTTAAMLADRLGVSERTVYRDIRDLSISGVPIEGEAGIGYRMRAGFDLAPLMFTADEVEALVAGARMIKAWSGGTMAGSVEAALEKLMGALPAERRSEAETTRIFAPGYGMGNEVKQVFDTLHSALGRHAVARLSYRDAQGQLTERCIQPLGLFFWGQVWLVAAWCEHRQDYRTFRLDRCVKVDILERQFAESAERSLADFMRKVRGSDC, encoded by the coding sequence ATGCCGCGCATGACCCGCCGCGCTGACCGCCTGTTCCAGATTGCCCAGATCCTGCGAGGCCGCCGTTTAACCACGGCGGCGATGCTGGCCGACCGCCTGGGTGTGTCCGAACGCACGGTGTATCGGGACATCCGCGATCTCTCTATCTCGGGCGTGCCGATTGAAGGCGAGGCCGGCATCGGTTACCGCATGCGCGCCGGCTTCGATCTGGCCCCGCTCATGTTCACTGCGGATGAAGTGGAGGCGCTGGTCGCAGGCGCGCGGATGATCAAGGCGTGGAGCGGCGGCACGATGGCCGGCTCGGTCGAAGCCGCGTTGGAAAAGCTGATGGGCGCTCTGCCCGCCGAACGCCGCTCCGAAGCCGAGACCACGCGCATCTTCGCGCCCGGCTACGGCATGGGCAACGAGGTCAAGCAGGTCTTCGATACGCTGCATTCCGCACTCGGCCGCCACGCTGTCGCGCGGCTCTCCTACCGTGACGCGCAGGGCCAGTTGACCGAGCGGTGCATCCAGCCGCTCGGGCTGTTTTTCTGGGGGCAGGTGTGGCTGGTGGCCGCGTGGTGCGAACACCGCCAGGACTACCGCACCTTCCGCCTGGACCGTTGCGTCAAGGTCGACATCCTGGAGCGGCAGTTTGCAGAATCCGCCGAGCGCTCGCTGGCGGATTTCATGCGCAAGGTGCGTGGGTCTGACTGCTAG
- a CDS encoding glutathione peroxidase, translating to MSDVYAFEADSLTGQRVPLSQYRGKVLLIVNTASKCGFTPQYAGLEAVYKRLGEKGLEVLGFPCNQFGKQEPGEAEEIGAFCEKNYGVSFPMFSKIDVNGDNAHPLYKWLTSEKPGVLGLEAIKWNFTKFLLRRDGTVYKRYAPLTKPEEIIGDIEMLLAEPDPV from the coding sequence ATGTCTGATGTCTACGCGTTCGAGGCAGATTCGCTGACAGGACAGCGCGTGCCGCTTTCGCAATATCGCGGCAAGGTGCTGTTGATCGTGAACACGGCAAGCAAGTGCGGGTTCACTCCGCAATACGCGGGGCTGGAGGCGGTGTACAAGCGCCTGGGCGAGAAGGGCCTGGAAGTGCTCGGCTTCCCCTGCAACCAGTTCGGCAAGCAGGAGCCGGGCGAGGCGGAGGAGATCGGCGCGTTCTGCGAGAAGAACTACGGCGTGTCGTTCCCGATGTTCAGCAAGATCGACGTGAATGGCGACAACGCGCATCCGCTGTACAAGTGGCTGACGTCCGAGAAGCCTGGCGTGCTGGGCTTGGAAGCGATTAAGTGGAACTTCACCAAGTTCCTGCTGCGCCGCGACGGTACGGTCTACAAGCGCTATGCGCCGTTGACCAAGCCGGAAGAGATCATCGGCGATATCGAGATGCTGCTGGCAGAGCCCGATCCGGTTTGA
- a CDS encoding PilT/PilU family type 4a pilus ATPase, translated as MLDREAATKYIHELLQLMVNSRGSDLFITSEFPPAIKVDGKVTPISQQPLSAVQAIGLVKSIMNERQLREYEDTSECNFAITAPGAGRFRVSAFIQQGRAGMVLRTINTKIPSLSELDLPPLLNEIVMSKRGLVIVVGATGSGKSTSLAAMVGHRNANSYGHIITIEDPVEYVHAHQNCVVTQREVGVDTESWHVALKNTLRQAPDVILIGEIRDRDTMEYAIQYAETGHLCLATLHANSSNQAIDRIINFFPEEKRQQLLIDLSLNLRAMIAQRLLPRQGKKGRVPAVEIMLATPLVQDLIFKGEVHELKEVMKKSREQGMISFDQALFDLYEEGKISYEDALRNADSLNDLRLQIKLHSKRGGQTDLSAGTEHLNVV; from the coding sequence ATGCTGGATCGCGAAGCCGCCACCAAATACATCCACGAACTCTTGCAGTTGATGGTGAACAGCCGTGGCTCGGACTTGTTCATCACGTCGGAATTCCCGCCCGCCATCAAGGTGGATGGCAAGGTCACGCCGATCTCGCAGCAGCCGCTGAGTGCGGTGCAGGCCATCGGTCTGGTCAAGTCGATCATGAACGAGAGGCAGTTGCGCGAGTACGAAGACACCTCCGAGTGCAACTTCGCCATCACGGCACCGGGCGCGGGGCGCTTTCGCGTGTCAGCGTTCATCCAGCAGGGCCGTGCCGGCATGGTGCTGCGGACCATCAATACGAAGATTCCCTCGCTGAGTGAGTTGGACCTGCCGCCGCTGCTCAACGAGATCGTGATGAGCAAGCGCGGGCTGGTGATCGTGGTGGGTGCCACGGGCTCGGGCAAGTCGACCTCGTTGGCTGCCATGGTGGGCCATCGCAATGCCAACTCGTACGGCCACATCATCACCATTGAAGACCCGGTGGAATACGTGCACGCTCACCAGAACTGCGTGGTGACGCAGCGCGAAGTGGGTGTGGATACCGAGTCGTGGCACGTGGCGCTGAAGAACACGCTGCGCCAGGCGCCGGACGTGATCCTGATCGGCGAAATTCGTGATCGCGACACGATGGAATACGCCATCCAGTACGCAGAAACCGGCCACCTGTGCCTGGCCACGCTGCACGCCAACAGCTCGAACCAGGCGATCGACCGGATCATCAACTTCTTCCCGGAAGAGAAGCGTCAGCAGTTGCTGATCGACCTGTCATTGAACCTGCGCGCGATGATTGCGCAACGCCTGTTGCCGCGTCAGGGCAAGAAGGGCCGCGTGCCGGCAGTGGAGATCATGCTGGCGACGCCGCTGGTGCAGGACCTCATCTTCAAGGGCGAGGTGCACGAGCTGAAAGAGGTCATGAAGAAATCCCGCGAGCAGGGGATGATCTCGTTCGACCAGGCGCTCTTCGATCTGTATGAAGAAGGCAAGATCAGCTATGAAGATGCGCTGCGCAATGCCGACTCGCTGAACGATCTGCGCCTGCAGATCAAGCTGCACAGCAAGCGCGGCGGTCAGACTGATCTGTCGGCGGGGACCGAGCATCTGAACGTGGTGTGA
- a CDS encoding type IV pilus twitching motility protein PilT — MDIAQLLAFSAKNKASDLHLSAGLPPMIRIHGDMRRINVPPLTHQDVHSMVYDIMSDGQRKVYEENLEVDFSFEIPGLSRFRVNAFNQNRGASAVFRTIPSKVLSLDDLKAPAVFADLAMKPRGLVLVTGPTGSGKSTTLAAMVNHRNENDMGHILTVEDPIEFVHESKKSLINQRELGPHTHSFANALKSALREDPDVVLVGELRDLETIRLALTAAETGHLVFGTLHTSSAAKTIDRVVDVFPSDEKEMVRTMLSESLEAVISQTLLKTRDGSGRIAAHEIMIATPAIRHLIRENKISQMYSMMQTSSGMGMQTLDQCLSELIKRSAINYADARAIAKNPDAFAN, encoded by the coding sequence ATGGACATCGCGCAGCTTCTGGCGTTTTCCGCCAAGAACAAGGCGTCGGACTTGCACCTGTCGGCCGGCTTGCCGCCGATGATCCGGATCCACGGCGACATGCGCCGGATCAACGTGCCACCGCTCACGCACCAGGACGTGCACTCCATGGTGTACGACATCATGAGCGACGGGCAACGCAAGGTCTACGAAGAAAACCTGGAAGTCGACTTCTCGTTTGAGATCCCGGGACTCTCGCGTTTCCGGGTCAACGCGTTCAACCAGAACCGCGGCGCGTCAGCTGTGTTCCGGACGATTCCATCCAAGGTGCTCTCGCTGGACGACCTGAAGGCGCCGGCCGTGTTTGCCGACCTGGCGATGAAGCCGCGCGGTCTGGTGCTCGTCACGGGCCCGACGGGCTCGGGCAAGTCGACCACGCTGGCGGCCATGGTCAACCACCGCAACGAAAACGACATGGGCCACATCCTCACGGTGGAGGACCCGATCGAATTCGTGCACGAATCCAAGAAGAGCCTGATCAACCAGCGCGAACTCGGGCCGCATACGCACTCGTTCGCCAACGCGTTGAAATCGGCACTGCGTGAAGACCCGGACGTGGTCCTGGTCGGCGAATTGCGTGATCTTGAAACGATTCGCCTGGCGCTTACCGCCGCCGAAACCGGCCACTTGGTGTTCGGCACGCTGCACACCAGCTCGGCTGCCAAGACCATCGACCGGGTCGTCGACGTGTTTCCGTCGGACGAGAAGGAAATGGTCCGCACCATGCTTTCCGAATCGCTGGAAGCAGTGATCTCGCAGACGCTGCTCAAGACGCGCGACGGTTCGGGCCGGATTGCGGCGCACGAGATCATGATCGCCACGCCGGCCATCCGCCACTTGATCCGCGAGAACAAGATCTCGCAGATGTACTCGATGATGCAGACCAGCAGCGGCATGGGCATGCAGACGCTCGACCAGTGCCTGTCGGAGCTCATCAAGCGCTCGGCGATCAACTACGCAGACGCGCGCGCCATCGCCAAGAACCCGGATGCGTTCGCGAACTGA
- a CDS encoding YggS family pyridoxal phosphate-dependent enzyme, with translation MSVIAANLQAVRQRITTACTLASRDPAGVILLAVSKTFDADAVRAAHAAGQRLFGENYVQEGLAKIDALADLRTGADPIGWHFIGPLQSNKTRAVAEHFDWVHSVDRLKIAERLSAQRPDTLPPLQVCLEINISRQASKHGLLPDFDEVLAVARAVAALPRLQLRGLMAVPEPTNDPAAQRAPFAALSTLADQLQDAGIAIDTLSMGMSADLEDAIAEGATIVRVGSAIFGARQYAHAPA, from the coding sequence ATGTCTGTAATCGCCGCCAACTTGCAAGCCGTGCGTCAGCGGATCACAACGGCCTGCACACTGGCTTCGCGCGACCCCGCGGGTGTCATATTGCTGGCCGTTTCCAAGACGTTCGACGCCGATGCCGTGCGTGCCGCGCATGCCGCTGGGCAACGCCTCTTTGGCGAAAACTACGTGCAGGAAGGCCTCGCCAAAATTGACGCACTGGCCGATCTGCGCACTGGTGCAGACCCGATCGGCTGGCACTTCATCGGCCCCCTGCAGAGTAACAAAACGCGCGCTGTAGCCGAGCACTTCGACTGGGTGCACAGCGTCGACCGGCTCAAGATTGCCGAACGCCTTTCCGCCCAGCGCCCCGATACCCTGCCGCCACTGCAGGTCTGCCTCGAAATCAACATCAGCCGCCAGGCGAGCAAGCACGGCCTTCTGCCTGATTTCGATGAGGTCCTTGCCGTGGCACGTGCCGTGGCGGCCCTGCCCCGCCTGCAACTGCGCGGCCTGATGGCCGTGCCTGAACCGACCAACGACCCGGCTGCCCAGCGCGCGCCTTTTGCTGCACTGAGCACGCTGGCCGACCAACTGCAGGACGCGGGCATCGCCATCGATACCCTGTCGATGGGCATGTCCGCAGACTTGGAAGATGCGATTGCCGAAGGCGCCACCATCGTACGCGTCGGCAGTGCCATCTTTGGGGCGCGGCAGTATGCGCATGCGCCCGCCTGA
- the proC gene encoding pyrroline-5-carboxylate reductase: protein MLDTLKLGFIGGGNMAAALIGGLIAKGAHGANIVVVDPTEPARTRAEQTWGAHTAAAPGAELADRDVIVLAVKPQQMREVCAQLAPHLGNSLVLSVAAGIRIQDLSRWLNGHARIVRAMPNTPALSGLGMTGLAANDGLSEVDRATASAIANAVGKSIWVPAEAQIDAVTAISGSGPAYVFYFIEAMQQAAQELGLSAEDGRTLAVETFIGAATLAGQSNEPVEVLRERVTSKGGTTYAALTSMEGAGIKAAFVRAMHAAAARGKEMGEEFGRD from the coding sequence ATGCTCGACACTCTGAAACTCGGCTTCATCGGCGGCGGCAACATGGCGGCAGCCCTCATCGGCGGCCTGATTGCCAAGGGCGCGCACGGCGCCAACATCGTGGTGGTCGACCCGACCGAGCCGGCCCGTACACGCGCCGAACAAACCTGGGGCGCCCACACCGCCGCTGCCCCCGGCGCCGAACTGGCCGACCGCGACGTGATCGTCCTGGCCGTCAAGCCGCAGCAGATGCGTGAGGTGTGTGCACAGCTCGCACCGCATCTGGGTAACAGCCTGGTGCTGTCGGTCGCGGCGGGTATTCGCATTCAGGACCTGTCGCGCTGGCTGAATGGGCATGCGCGCATCGTGCGTGCGATGCCGAACACGCCGGCGCTGTCGGGCCTGGGCATGACGGGGCTGGCGGCCAACGATGGCCTGTCGGAAGTCGATCGCGCCACGGCGAGCGCCATCGCCAATGCGGTCGGCAAGAGCATCTGGGTGCCTGCCGAGGCACAGATTGATGCTGTGACCGCCATCTCGGGCAGCGGCCCGGCCTACGTGTTCTATTTCATCGAGGCGATGCAGCAGGCGGCGCAGGAACTGGGGCTGTCGGCGGAAGATGGGCGCACGCTGGCGGTGGAAACGTTTATTGGCGCGGCCACGCTGGCTGGGCAGTCGAATGAGCCGGTGGAGGTGCTGCGTGAGCGCGTGACGTCCAAGGGGGGAACGACTTATGCGGCGCTCACCTCGATGGAAGGTGCCGGCATCAAGGCCGCGTTTGTACGTGCCATGCATGCAGCCGCTGCACGCGGTAAGGAGATGGGTGAGGAGTTTGGGCGGGATTGA
- a CDS encoding helix-turn-helix domain-containing protein: MSKKQAAGWHREDIKAAIRKKGSTMNDLARENGLPPSTVRNALTRPAYSGELAIMHFLNVPGHELWPERWTPEGRRIRPRYAQKYSGTAHFDTVKAAA; this comes from the coding sequence ATGAGCAAAAAACAAGCCGCCGGATGGCACCGCGAAGACATCAAGGCCGCCATCCGCAAGAAGGGCAGCACGATGAACGACCTGGCGCGGGAGAACGGTTTGCCGCCTTCGACCGTCCGCAATGCTCTGACCCGCCCCGCCTACTCCGGTGAACTGGCCATCATGCATTTTCTGAACGTTCCGGGCCATGAACTATGGCCCGAACGCTGGACGCCGGAAGGCCGGCGCATCCGCCCTCGCTACGCCCAGAAGTATAGCGGGACGGCGCACTTCGACACGGTTAAAGCCGCTGCCTAG